Genomic window (Cardiocondyla obscurior isolate alpha-2009 linkage group LG21, Cobs3.1, whole genome shotgun sequence):
TAATAAGAAAACACGTTATGGTATCAAATTTTATGAAGTATGTGATACCGAAAACGGATacgtttataatttcaaaatttatactGGAAAGGATACAAGCACTCAACAAAAACGATCCTTTATAGGAGTCTCGGGAAAAGTTGTTCTTGATATGCTTGGGGATTTAGGTAAGCAGAGTCGTTCATTATATATCGATAACTGGTACAGTTCACCTTGGTTATTCAAACGATTACATGATGAAAAGACAAATGTGTGGAACAGTTAAGATAAATCGCATGTATATGCCGAAACTAAGTAACAAATTGAAAGAAGGTCAAATGAAAATTTTCAGTACCCCTCAAATGTGTTTTATGGCGTGGAAAGATAAGAGATTAGTTACAATGTTGTCGACGATGCATTCACCTCAGATGATTACAACCGATAAAATAGATTACCGTACTGGTGAAACAGAAGTCAAACCCAACATTGTAGTGTCGTATAACAAGAACATGGGAAgagttaatttattagatcaaACTATTTGTCCTTATCGCACGCCTCGTAAATCAATCAAATGGTATATCAAAACTTACTTCCATCTACTTGATATAGCAATTTTCAATGCACTCGTCGTATATAACATTATTCATCCGACTTAAAAATTGACGTTGTTGCAGTTCCGGCTTGAAATTGTGACCAAATTACTTGAACACCGCGAAGGTAAAACTTCATCTATTTATATCGGAAAACGTAATTTAGAAAACCCAATCCGATTTTCCGGAAGACATTTTTCGAGTCAACTTGACAAAAAAAAGCAGTGTAAGAAAGAGGTGCATTCTATGCAAAAAACAAGGTAAAAGAAAACAAGTAAATAccatttgtaaaatttgtggTGGAGTCCCATTATGCGTGATACCTTGTTTCATGAACTATCATACAAAACCATAAAAACCTTATAAtatcttatttcttattttataaatctatgtcttataaaattttgttttatataaaataatttagaataacaatgtttcagaaaaataagcataaaaaaattttatcactagacaacaaaaaaattaaaaaaaaatttcaaaaaaacaaaaaaaaacaaaaaattaaaaaagccctaaaaaattctaaaaatagaGTGTGCAATTCAACAGCAGTCTTCTCGTGGCACACTCTGGTGTCGTGATAATATTTCACTAACTAATAACGGAGGTAAGAGTATTTTTGATGGATATCATTTTAGTTACTACATACCGTCATCTCGgatttttttcgaatttctCAAATTTGATTTTGGATTCATAATCAGCGACCaaagtacataaaatacaGTAAGTTTCATGcaaattcgttaaaaattgGCAAAGTTATTCATGGTGCCCATATGTGAGTCAGCACCAGATTATTATAtgataaagttattaaaaaaattttttctttttaagtcaAGAAAGCAAAACAGCGTAACAAAATCTTCTACATCAGCTAAATACGTAACTTTGTCAGAAGCAGTAACTGacattatatttgttaaagatataattgaaacgtttaaaataaaattaacaatactaattaaaatatataaagataataCAAGAGCATTTAATATAGCTAAATACGGGAACTTtacaaaaaattcaaaatatatagaaacacATCataatatgtacataaaaattattttaatggagtaataaatattataataattaataaaataaaaaatattgtagacATATTCACAAAGGCACttccaaaaaataatttcaatcaattaaaacaaatgttaaaattaaattaaaatataaaataaaaatgtaagcaattttatattaataagaataatataaatgtaagaaaGTGTATTGAAAAAGGtgcatttataatatacgttTTAAGTTTTAGTTTTTACCCGAACTAAATTTATTGAACAATTAGGCACGTAGAtcaatttaagataaaaagataagagaacaaaaaagtgaatcttttttatatgtaagataaaaataaacggacgactttaaaaaagagaaaactaaagaaacaaaagatcTTTGGCTATCGTATAACAGTGCGGTCGTTAAACTAGTAAGAAAATGCCACTTtagaaattgtaatatttatttactttattaataaattgttttattaataaattatttacatctaaattaaaatgagagataaataattatttgatttaattccCTTTTATCAACAGAATCAATTTATACATGTTCAATTcaatatcgatattaattgtacaattgaACACAGTACTTCTCCAGAACACTTTCCTATCAAAGGAAACAGTTGAGAGAAATCGATcattataaaatcaaaaattttaaaacttttacacAAATATACCACACACTCACAATCATAATCCACCCAAACACAAATGTCTTTTGAAAGAATTATCAATAATCAGATCAATAACCAGAAATTGTTGGGAGTCCCCCGTACCAGTCGAAAACTCGACTATTGAGTGTCTTACCGGACCCGTTTATATTCTGACTGAAGTGCGTTTTGAATGCGAGAAAGCGACGCCTCCTAGCGGTGACACCGTGCACTTTTCGGTGGCTGTCCCGAGACTCTTATTTCATGATTTGAAGTATGCATCGTGATATCTCCGCTTGtacaataagtaaaaaaaaaaaaaataaaaaataaaaacacatttcttatataattaattcttattaattaattcttattaaaaaaaacttattaaaaaattcttattaattaataaataaattacaagctTAATAATCTTAGAGAAAGTGATCAGTTTAACCGTTGTTGAAATCCGATAATcttagtaatataaaataaagaacccTGTCTTTTGATATTAcactgagaaaaatattaattttaatcggcaCAACAAAATGCATTTGTTACAAGTTGATTTTCTTAATCTTGTCTTTTAActtgtcattttttaaaattataaatggctTACGATACAAATCACATTTACTGGTAATATTTGTTGTAGGCATAAAAAATGTTAGTGCAACGTTCGCAGGTAGCACAATGTCGTTATTATAACGTCATTTTAAGGCTATTTGTCATATACGTCAGTCGACtaaataataacgttttatagtCGTAATGTTTTCAACGGCATATTGTCGTCATAATAAGAACGTCATTTAAACGTTTCTTTATGAT
Coding sequences:
- the LOC139110606 gene encoding LOW QUALITY PROTEIN: piggyBac transposable element-derived protein 4-like (The sequence of the model RefSeq protein was modified relative to this genomic sequence to represent the inferred CDS: deleted 1 base in 1 codon), whose amino-acid sequence is MMHFTSDETDQADKILKICRIIEYFLECFQTVYRPGPNISIDESLMQWQGRLSFKQFTRNKKTRYGIKFYEVCDTENGYVYNFKIYTGKDTSTQQKRSFIGVSGKVVLDMLGDLGKQSRSLYIDNWYSSPWLFKRLHDEKTNVWTVKINRMYMPKLSNKLKEGQMKIFSTPQMCFMAWKDKRLVTMLSTMHSPQMITTDKIDYRTGETEVKPNIVVSYNKNMGRVNLLDQTICPYRTPRKSIKWYIKTYFHLLDIAIFNALVVYNIIHPT